Proteins encoded within one genomic window of Salipaludibacillus agaradhaerens:
- a CDS encoding SepM family pheromone-processing serine protease, with protein MRETTNTSNKSWLRWLVLIGILIIINFVQLPYYFSVPGEAKILTEVIEVEDGNPYEGTFMLTTIRMGKANIVNYVWALLSDKRELIPEDQVRPEGETDEEYHHRQLMMMTGSQELAVIVAYNYAGEEAYFENHGVLVTSVIPGMAAEGHLDIGDRIVAIDGEEVLEIETLFDLLGDYRIGDDVSVTFEREDDTHTVELQVEPFPEEVDPEGERGGIGIVNPVTDRELVNTPEINIDTDQIGGPSAGLMFSLEIYNQLLDEDITKGHQIAGTGSIDEHGNVGRIGGVKQKVYASHEAGADVFFAPAEQGEAGSNYEIAVETAESIGTDMEIVPVNTFEDALQYLESIS; from the coding sequence ATGAGAGAAACAACAAATACTTCAAATAAATCTTGGCTTAGATGGCTCGTTTTGATCGGTATTTTGATCATTATTAATTTCGTCCAATTGCCTTATTATTTTTCGGTTCCTGGGGAAGCGAAAATCTTAACTGAAGTGATTGAGGTAGAAGATGGAAACCCTTATGAAGGAACGTTTATGTTAACGACCATCAGGATGGGAAAAGCGAATATCGTAAATTATGTATGGGCATTACTAAGTGATAAAAGAGAACTTATTCCGGAAGATCAAGTACGTCCTGAAGGAGAAACGGATGAAGAGTATCATCATAGACAGTTAATGATGATGACAGGTTCACAAGAGTTAGCTGTTATAGTGGCTTATAATTATGCAGGTGAAGAAGCTTATTTTGAAAATCACGGGGTGTTAGTCACCTCAGTTATCCCAGGTATGGCGGCTGAAGGGCATCTTGATATAGGAGATAGGATAGTCGCTATTGACGGGGAAGAGGTTCTAGAAATAGAGACCTTGTTTGACTTACTCGGTGATTATAGAATCGGTGATGACGTCTCCGTAACGTTTGAACGGGAAGATGATACACATACTGTTGAACTACAAGTGGAGCCATTCCCGGAAGAGGTTGATCCTGAGGGAGAAAGGGGAGGAATAGGAATTGTAAACCCTGTGACAGATAGAGAATTAGTTAACACACCAGAAATTAATATTGATACAGATCAAATCGGAGGGCCATCAGCAGGATTGATGTTTTCTTTGGAGATTTACAATCAATTACTTGACGAAGATATTACGAAGGGGCATCAGATTGCAGGGACTGGTTCAATTGATGAACATGGTAATGTGGGACGTATTGGTGGCGTGAAACAAAAAGTTTATGCGTCACATGAAGCCGGAGCTGACGTATTTTTTGCTCCAGCAGAACAAGGTGAGGCAGGGTCAAACTATGAAATAGCAGTGGAAACAGCTGAATCTATTGGCACAGATATGGAAATCGTCCCGGTTAATACATTTGAGGACGCTTTACAGTATCTTGAATCGATTTCCTAA
- a CDS encoding RsfA family transcriptional regulator: protein MIRQDAWNHDEDLLLAETVLRHIREGGTQLAAFDEVAEKLSRTPAACGFRWNSTVRKQYDSAIQLAKKARKEAKLHHVLNRNISHSVKDEEVITSQEKKRSLTGKEVTSRYDELITFLKEEREKVNQQGMDDDTLTDLREENAQLKKQLAEMRAEYLEIKEDYQLMIHAVQRAAKKENRSPAL, encoded by the coding sequence TTGATTAGACAAGATGCATGGAATCACGATGAAGATTTACTGCTGGCAGAGACAGTGCTTCGTCATATAAGAGAAGGGGGAACCCAGCTTGCAGCATTTGATGAAGTGGCAGAAAAGCTATCACGAACACCAGCAGCATGTGGGTTCAGATGGAACTCTACAGTTAGAAAACAATATGATTCTGCTATACAATTAGCTAAAAAAGCACGAAAAGAAGCAAAATTACACCATGTGTTAAACCGAAACATCTCTCATTCTGTAAAAGATGAGGAGGTGATAACTAGTCAAGAAAAGAAACGCTCTTTAACTGGTAAAGAGGTGACTAGTAGGTATGATGAGTTGATTACATTCTTAAAAGAGGAAAGAGAAAAGGTCAATCAACAAGGGATGGATGATGATACATTAACTGATTTGCGGGAAGAAAACGCCCAATTGAAAAAGCAGTTAGCGGAGATGAGAGCAGAATATCTTGAAATAAAAGAAGATTACCAACTAATGATACATGCAGTGCAGCGGGCAGCTAAAAAAGAAAACAGAAGTCCAGCATTATAA
- a CDS encoding YlbE-like family protein — translation MRQDVLEKIKLDPQLHYYLRLNPIWYRRLGRHPESVHDMIKQAKVFYGKTFPQRVDQINKNMQMAMMMIEMMKQVQEQ, via the coding sequence GTGCGACAAGATGTGTTGGAAAAAATAAAGTTGGATCCCCAGTTACATTATTATTTAAGACTGAATCCAATTTGGTATCGACGGCTTGGACGTCATCCAGAAAGTGTACACGACATGATTAAACAAGCAAAAGTCTTTTATGGTAAAACATTTCCGCAAAGGGTAGATCAAATTAATAAAAATATGCAAATGGCGATGATGATGATTGAGATGATGAAACAGGTTCAAGAGCAGTGA
- a CDS encoding YlbF family regulator produces MATILTDVNILQEADQFSEMIVSSDVFQHYIQIKQEVQHDKEAQVMLEDFQALKEKYAEVQRFGKYHPDFREISSAVREFKRKLDTHPLISVYKTAEKELENLLNEISQTIAFAVSKDIKVPTGNPFFDQATSCSGGCGSGGSCGCN; encoded by the coding sequence ATGGCGACAATATTGACAGACGTTAATATTCTCCAAGAAGCAGATCAATTTAGTGAGATGATAGTGTCTTCGGATGTTTTCCAACACTATATTCAAATAAAGCAAGAGGTGCAACACGATAAGGAAGCTCAAGTGATGCTTGAAGATTTCCAAGCACTTAAAGAGAAGTATGCAGAGGTGCAGCGGTTTGGTAAGTATCACCCAGACTTTCGAGAAATTTCGAGTGCAGTAAGGGAATTTAAACGTAAATTGGACACGCATCCACTTATTTCAGTCTATAAGACTGCGGAGAAAGAGCTGGAAAACTTGCTTAACGAAATAAGTCAGACGATTGCTTTTGCTGTTTCAAAGGATATTAAAGTTCCTACAGGAAATCCATTCTTTGACCAAGCTACAAGTTGTAGTGGCGGCTGTGGCTCTGGTGGTAGTTGCGGTTGTAATTGA
- a CDS encoding YugN family protein: MKFQDTGLDGLLIEFQSLEEIMESAGFAYQYDYERATFDYKIIDQVHNDVYYFRIPSHVEEGEIPSPHSMIRLMTPYVGKHYYPHGVEYDEDFPQFVTDKCQKKIQGILDKVKNEAL, translated from the coding sequence ATGAAATTTCAAGATACTGGATTAGATGGATTGCTCATTGAGTTCCAATCACTTGAAGAAATAATGGAGTCTGCAGGATTTGCTTATCAATATGATTATGAACGTGCTACGTTTGACTATAAAATCATCGATCAAGTTCACAACGATGTTTATTATTTTCGGATCCCTTCACACGTAGAAGAAGGAGAAATACCTTCTCCACACAGCATGATCCGGTTGATGACACCATACGTAGGAAAACATTATTATCCTCACGGTGTTGAGTACGATGAAGATTTCCCTCAATTTGTAACTGATAAATGTCAAAAGAAAATTCAGGGTATTTTAGACAAAGTGAAAAATGAAGCATTGTGA
- a CDS encoding nucleotidyltransferase → MKILGLIVEYNPFHNGHLYHLHQSIKKTTPDLIIAIMSGDFLQRGEPALVNKWSRTKMALRAGVDLVVELPYLYAVQKADIFAEGAVSRLAQLGVTDICFGSEEGDISPFFNTLNWMNKHQSLIDERLKKELSKGKSYPKAFSDAVIGLQPSDTILDLSKPNNILGYHYVKSSFNQQTSIRMHTIKRSGSEYNDRYLSHASIASATALRHMLITDKRPLDFLKPYVPSYSLEQLSAYFSHYNRFHTWDDYFPFIKHALISQDNDTLNQIYECEEGLENRLKKAIITSAGFDDFISNIKAKRYTRTRLQRLLVHLYLKTNKLFVKEHLEEQPPYIRVLGMSDKGQHHLSKLKKLTTLPIITTASKSQHPVFQKDILASRLHGIPNHHTGMSFMDEYQTGPLRYHANSDAFK, encoded by the coding sequence ATGAAGATTCTTGGACTTATTGTTGAATATAATCCCTTTCATAACGGTCATTTATATCATTTACACCAATCCATAAAAAAAACCACTCCTGATCTCATTATCGCAATTATGAGCGGTGATTTTTTACAGCGTGGTGAACCTGCACTAGTTAATAAGTGGTCACGAACAAAAATGGCCTTACGAGCAGGTGTAGATTTAGTAGTAGAGCTTCCTTACCTTTATGCCGTTCAAAAAGCAGATATTTTTGCTGAAGGAGCAGTATCACGTTTAGCCCAATTAGGTGTCACAGATATTTGCTTCGGCAGTGAAGAGGGGGATATTTCTCCATTTTTCAATACATTAAACTGGATGAATAAGCACCAATCTCTAATTGACGAACGATTAAAAAAGGAGCTCTCTAAAGGTAAAAGTTATCCAAAAGCTTTTTCTGATGCTGTGATCGGCTTGCAGCCTTCAGATACGATCCTTGATTTATCAAAACCTAATAACATTTTAGGTTATCATTATGTTAAGTCTTCGTTTAATCAACAAACATCAATTCGTATGCATACAATCAAACGAAGCGGCTCGGAATACAATGATCGTTATTTAAGTCATGCTTCCATCGCCAGTGCCACTGCATTGCGGCACATGCTTATCACAGATAAGCGGCCACTCGATTTTCTCAAACCTTATGTTCCCTCTTATTCCTTGGAGCAGCTCTCAGCCTACTTTTCACATTATAATAGGTTTCATACTTGGGACGATTATTTCCCATTTATCAAGCATGCCCTCATTTCTCAGGATAACGACACACTAAATCAAATTTATGAATGTGAAGAAGGTCTTGAGAACAGGCTTAAGAAAGCGATCATTACAAGTGCAGGATTCGATGACTTCATTTCTAATATTAAAGCTAAACGGTACACCCGAACGCGATTACAGCGACTACTCGTTCACCTCTATCTAAAAACTAATAAATTGTTTGTAAAAGAACATTTAGAGGAGCAGCCACCATACATTCGGGTACTTGGCATGTCTGATAAAGGGCAACATCATTTATCTAAACTTAAAAAATTAACAACGTTACCAATTATTACAACAGCAAGCAAATCTCAACACCCTGTTTTTCAAAAAGATATTCTCGCTAGTCGTCTTCACGGTATCCCAAATCATCATACAGGTATGTCTTTTATGGATGAGTATCAAACAGGTCCCCTTCGTTATCATGCTAATAGCGACGCATTTAAATAA
- a CDS encoding CAP domain-containing protein produces MKVLKILIFMMVMVSILAFYLVENSLLEEKLPFLKDTEDMPNSSKEHESLTPPPTDESLLYEWINVDEETLLKSFGEPKRIDVTPYGYEWYIYNFENYYVQFGVKEDKIVTAFSNSEEAPLGDVEIGGSYEQLDDYYSFERSESLKEATGTYTFELTEGDIRKRPFSHIENDVWGQFYFDEFENKLSSVRYSTEDVLLVQRPYSLTYSGELPEVEELTHDDNRAWEEGLAQQIFDLTNHIRNHHDLNVLEWHEAAADTAYGHSREMSEEDYFSHTSPVTGSLGDRLDQHEINYLLAAENIAANHLDSIEAVEGWMNSEGHRLNILNEEFTHLGVGVYNQHYTQNFITDNRP; encoded by the coding sequence ATGAAAGTCTTAAAAATACTTATTTTTATGATGGTAATGGTTTCTATATTAGCGTTTTACTTGGTTGAGAATTCTTTACTAGAGGAAAAGTTGCCATTTCTTAAAGACACTGAGGACATGCCTAATTCCTCTAAAGAACACGAGTCTCTTACACCACCTCCAACAGATGAATCACTCCTTTATGAATGGATAAATGTAGATGAAGAAACATTGTTAAAAAGCTTTGGAGAACCGAAGCGAATTGATGTTACCCCTTACGGTTACGAATGGTACATTTACAATTTCGAAAACTACTATGTACAGTTTGGTGTCAAGGAAGATAAAATTGTCACGGCATTTAGTAACAGTGAGGAAGCCCCTTTAGGTGATGTGGAAATTGGAGGCAGTTACGAGCAACTTGATGACTATTACTCCTTTGAACGCAGTGAGTCATTGAAAGAAGCTACAGGGACCTATACGTTTGAGTTAACTGAAGGAGATATAAGAAAACGTCCTTTTTCACATATTGAAAATGATGTATGGGGGCAATTTTACTTTGATGAGTTTGAAAATAAACTTTCATCAGTGCGCTACTCAACTGAAGATGTGTTACTCGTTCAACGGCCATACTCACTTACGTATAGTGGTGAGTTACCTGAAGTTGAGGAGCTCACTCATGATGACAATAGGGCATGGGAAGAAGGATTGGCACAACAAATTTTTGATTTAACTAATCATATAAGAAATCACCACGATTTAAACGTCCTTGAATGGCATGAAGCAGCAGCAGATACAGCTTACGGACATAGTCGAGAGATGTCAGAAGAAGACTACTTTTCGCATACATCTCCAGTAACCGGCTCATTAGGTGACCGGCTAGATCAACATGAGATTAATTATCTATTAGCAGCAGAAAATATTGCTGCTAACCATTTGGACAGTATTGAAGCTGTAGAAGGCTGGATGAATAGTGAAGGGCATCGGCTGAACATATTAAATGAGGAATTTACACACCTTGGTGTAGGTGTGTATAACCAGCACTATACGCAAAACTTTATCACAGATAACCGTCCTTAA
- the ylbJ gene encoding sporulation integral membrane protein YlbJ codes for MARLQFIKTVIYGITASFLAVCFVIFPKEASEASVRGMTVWWDIVFPSLLPFFILSEFLIRFGVVTFIGGLLEPFMRPLFRVPGSGGFVWAMGLASGFPSGAKLTARLWQEGHLTKEEGERLVSFSNASNPLFIFGAVAVGFFQNVALGFLLAASHYLGNLLVGFIMRFHKLEVPSHTRHNRSTISLKQAIKNMHHDRLKHHEPLGKILGEAVNSSVQTLLMIGGFMIFFAVLNEILEIIRLTDIFAIVTSFILALVNMPNDLSPGIIAGLFEITLGSQRISDTTHATLLQQAVVTSFILAFNGFSVQAQVASILSETDIRFLPFFIARCIHGCISAVLAFLLFTPLYVDRLSQPTFSLWQDPSVNKLAWGYEVLIAYYHWLLQYGSLLTAFCLISWLGWYVFKPVNMRRS; via the coding sequence ATGGCTCGCCTTCAGTTTATTAAAACCGTTATTTATGGGATAACTGCAAGTTTTTTAGCAGTTTGTTTTGTTATATTTCCTAAGGAAGCATCAGAAGCTTCCGTAAGAGGCATGACCGTTTGGTGGGATATCGTTTTTCCTTCTCTCTTACCTTTTTTTATTTTGTCTGAATTCTTAATTCGCTTCGGGGTAGTGACCTTCATTGGAGGCCTACTAGAACCTTTTATGCGTCCTCTATTTCGGGTGCCAGGTTCAGGGGGATTCGTTTGGGCCATGGGTTTGGCTTCAGGCTTCCCTTCAGGAGCTAAATTAACTGCCCGATTGTGGCAGGAAGGACACTTAACGAAAGAAGAAGGCGAACGTCTCGTCTCCTTTAGTAATGCATCTAACCCATTATTTATTTTTGGTGCAGTAGCGGTAGGCTTTTTTCAAAATGTAGCATTAGGTTTTCTCTTAGCTGCCTCTCACTACTTAGGTAATCTACTCGTAGGATTTATCATGAGATTTCACAAATTAGAGGTGCCATCACATACTCGCCATAACCGATCCACTATTTCTTTAAAGCAAGCTATTAAAAACATGCATCATGATCGCCTAAAGCATCATGAACCCCTAGGAAAAATATTAGGTGAAGCCGTTAACTCTTCAGTTCAAACTCTCCTTATGATAGGTGGTTTCATGATATTTTTTGCAGTATTAAATGAAATTTTAGAAATTATCAGGCTTACTGATATATTTGCCATAGTCACTTCTTTTATCTTAGCACTAGTTAACATGCCAAATGATTTAAGCCCTGGTATCATTGCTGGTCTTTTTGAAATTACCCTTGGCAGTCAACGTATCAGTGATACTACACACGCTACTTTGCTGCAACAAGCTGTCGTTACCAGTTTCATTTTAGCTTTTAATGGCTTTAGCGTTCAGGCCCAGGTCGCAAGTATTCTTTCTGAAACAGACATACGCTTCTTACCTTTCTTTATAGCTAGATGTATTCACGGTTGTATATCAGCAGTTCTAGCCTTTCTTCTTTTTACACCGTTATATGTCGATAGGCTTTCACAACCAACTTTTTCTTTGTGGCAGGACCCCAGTGTTAACAAGTTGGCCTGGGGGTATGAAGTCCTAATAGCCTATTATCATTGGCTTCTCCAATACGGAAGTCTTCTGACTGCCTTTTGCTTAATTAGTTGGCTTGGTTGGTACGTATTTAAACCAGTTAATATGAGGAGAAGTTGA
- a CDS encoding YceD family protein, which yields MKWSVQQLHAFKQKGMQIDELVDANKVKEIDREIRDISPVHVKGEALINHSTATFNLEISGSMTLPCARTLNDVEFPFSITATEIFQLDEWTTYDGDEDVHELIDNTVDLMPYVRERILLEKPMRVFSEKKEGPAPEEGEGWELNTKEDQNEPQDKVDPRLKELEKFFDKK from the coding sequence ATGAAATGGTCGGTACAGCAATTGCACGCTTTTAAACAGAAAGGGATGCAAATTGACGAATTGGTCGATGCGAATAAAGTGAAAGAAATTGACCGTGAAATTCGCGATATTAGTCCAGTCCATGTAAAGGGAGAAGCGCTTATTAATCATAGTACTGCTACCTTTAATTTGGAGATTAGTGGATCCATGACATTACCTTGTGCGCGAACTCTTAATGATGTAGAGTTTCCTTTTTCCATCACAGCTACTGAAATTTTTCAGTTAGATGAATGGACAACGTACGATGGAGATGAAGATGTTCATGAATTGATCGATAATACGGTTGATTTGATGCCTTATGTTCGAGAACGAATTTTGTTGGAAAAGCCGATGCGTGTGTTCAGTGAGAAGAAAGAAGGTCCTGCTCCTGAAGAAGGAGAAGGCTGGGAATTGAATACGAAAGAGGACCAGAATGAACCACAGGACAAGGTAGATCCTCGATTGAAAGAGCTTGAAAAGTTTTTTGACAAAAAGTAG
- a CDS encoding YlbD family protein translates to MSQSLHPDVKRFKAFVKKRPYVLRDVNSGEKTLQDIFEEWMLFGEEDDIWESYLKDDEEKDETKKSDEEDEEDSNVDVLNMLKSMNLNDIQHHLGQFSTVVQSVQELVSQFKQQQTPDPSQGPPEQQSPFSFTED, encoded by the coding sequence GTGAGTCAATCCTTACATCCAGATGTGAAGCGATTTAAGGCGTTTGTGAAAAAAAGGCCGTATGTACTTCGAGATGTGAACTCAGGAGAAAAGACGTTGCAAGATATTTTTGAGGAATGGATGCTTTTTGGCGAAGAGGATGATATTTGGGAATCTTATTTAAAAGATGATGAAGAGAAAGATGAAACAAAAAAGAGTGATGAAGAAGACGAAGAGGATTCGAATGTTGACGTACTCAATATGCTAAAAAGCATGAATCTAAACGATATTCAGCACCATCTTGGTCAATTCAGCACCGTTGTCCAGTCCGTTCAAGAACTTGTCAGCCAATTCAAGCAACAACAAACACCAGATCCATCACAAGGTCCTCCAGAGCAGCAATCGCCCTTCTCATTTACAGAAGACTAA
- the rpmF gene encoding 50S ribosomal protein L32 has product MAVPFRRTSKTKKRQRRTHIKLRVPGMVECPDCGEMKLSHRVCKACGSYKGREVAK; this is encoded by the coding sequence ATGGCAGTACCATTTAGACGAACAAGTAAGACTAAGAAAAGACAGCGTCGTACGCATATTAAATTGCGTGTGCCTGGAATGGTAGAATGTCCTGATTGTGGAGAAATGAAGCTTTCACACCGTGTATGTAAAGCGTGTGGTTCTTATAAAGGACGGGAAGTAGCAAAATAA
- the rsmD gene encoding 16S rRNA (guanine(966)-N(2))-methyltransferase RsmD gives MRQVNNMRVISGKQKGTSLKSVPGHSTRPTTDKVKEAIFNMVGPYFNGGMMLDLYAGSGAMGIEALSRGMSKAVFVDRDRKAIETIYSNLKTVRCLEEAEVFKNEAKRALNAIKKKERQFDLIFLDPPYAKQTLADELAFIDTHNILLQGGYIVAEHSSKVLLDNHYKTFTQTKEERYGDTSVTIFKSVASEESI, from the coding sequence GTGAGACAGGTGAATAATATGAGAGTGATAAGCGGAAAACAAAAAGGGACCTCGTTAAAAAGTGTCCCAGGGCATTCAACAAGACCTACAACTGATAAAGTTAAAGAAGCTATATTTAATATGGTGGGTCCATACTTCAATGGAGGTATGATGCTAGATCTTTATGCTGGAAGTGGTGCCATGGGAATTGAAGCCTTAAGTAGAGGGATGTCAAAGGCTGTTTTTGTAGACAGAGATCGAAAAGCGATTGAAACGATCTATTCAAATTTAAAGACGGTTAGGTGTTTAGAAGAAGCAGAAGTTTTCAAAAATGAGGCGAAACGCGCTTTAAATGCGATCAAAAAAAAGGAAAGACAGTTCGACTTAATTTTTCTAGATCCTCCTTATGCAAAACAAACGTTAGCTGATGAACTAGCATTCATAGATACACATAACATCTTACTACAAGGTGGTTACATAGTTGCAGAGCATAGTTCAAAAGTGTTATTAGATAATCATTATAAAACGTTTACACAAACAAAAGAAGAACGTTATGGGGATACTAGTGTCACAATATTTAAATCTGTAGCATCGGAGGAGAGTATATAA
- the coaD gene encoding pantetheine-phosphate adenylyltransferase, translating into MMQTAVIPGSFDPVTLGHLDVITRSAKIFDRVIVAVLHNQQKKPLFSVEERKALIEESTNTLLNVEVASFNGLLMDFVCEHKASVIIKGLRTVADFEYERQMATVNRHLNENIDTFFIMTNSDYAHLSSSIVKEVAKYKADLKSMVSLPVEQALKEKFH; encoded by the coding sequence ATAATGCAAACAGCTGTGATTCCAGGAAGTTTTGATCCCGTTACATTAGGGCACCTTGATGTTATCACTCGAAGCGCTAAGATTTTTGATCGAGTGATTGTAGCTGTTTTACATAATCAGCAGAAAAAACCTTTATTCTCAGTAGAGGAACGTAAGGCATTAATTGAAGAATCAACTAATACGCTCCTAAATGTAGAGGTAGCTAGCTTCAATGGTTTATTAATGGATTTTGTATGTGAGCATAAAGCTAGTGTGATTATTAAAGGGCTCAGAACGGTGGCTGATTTTGAGTACGAGCGACAAATGGCAACTGTTAACCGTCATCTAAATGAAAATATAGACACTTTTTTTATTATGACAAATTCTGATTATGCCCATTTAAGTTCAAGTATTGTAAAAGAAGTGGCTAAATATAAAGCAGACCTAAAGAGTATGGTGTCACTTCCTGTTGAGCAGGCTTTAAAAGAGAAATTTCATTAA
- the ytvI gene encoding sporulation integral membrane protein YtvI — protein sequence MSSHNIKKYVYIAIGVIVAILLFYFILPVSLPIILAFITALFLSPAVKALVKSAKLSRNIAVFIVFVLFLLFIAMLGYFTFTRALSQLNQFVENLPSIINEINITWMSLLENLRMQFDHLSQDIVNEIDAAVTSQLLTMRDTLQEINIVGYATSVLVKIPSYIVSFLVYLIALYLFLLDIPRLKLKVFSYMSDKTAEKVSFMSARLSYVIFGFFKAQFLVSIIIFIVTLIGLLFIAPEVALIMSIFIWMIDFIPIIGSIAVLAPWAGYHLIAGNTVLAIQLLVLAAILLTIRRTVEPKVMGHHIGLSPLATLISLYIGLMLFGAVGFVLGPLVVILFTSAKEAGIIKVNFKV from the coding sequence TTGTCGTCACATAATATTAAAAAGTATGTTTATATAGCGATTGGTGTCATCGTGGCAATATTGCTATTCTACTTTATTTTACCGGTCTCTTTACCCATTATCTTGGCATTTATTACAGCACTTTTTTTGTCACCAGCTGTAAAAGCCCTAGTGAAGAGTGCAAAGTTATCACGCAACATTGCAGTTTTCATCGTGTTTGTGCTTTTTTTACTTTTCATTGCTATGCTCGGGTATTTTACATTTACCCGTGCGCTAAGTCAATTAAATCAGTTTGTGGAAAATTTACCGTCAATTATTAATGAAATAAACATTACATGGATGTCTTTATTAGAAAATCTTCGGATGCAATTTGATCATTTATCTCAAGATATCGTCAATGAAATTGACGCAGCTGTTACCTCACAGCTACTGACTATGAGAGATACGTTGCAAGAAATCAACATCGTCGGCTATGCAACTAGCGTTTTAGTGAAAATTCCATCCTATATTGTATCCTTTTTAGTTTATTTAATTGCTCTCTACTTATTTCTATTAGATATACCTCGACTAAAATTAAAAGTATTTAGCTACATGTCAGATAAAACAGCTGAAAAAGTTAGTTTTATGTCTGCTAGATTATCTTATGTCATTTTCGGCTTCTTTAAAGCACAGTTTCTCGTAAGTATTATTATATTTATCGTAACGTTAATCGGTTTGTTATTTATTGCACCTGAAGTGGCGTTAATAATGTCCATTTTTATTTGGATGATTGATTTTATTCCAATCATCGGCTCTATAGCCGTATTAGCTCCATGGGCTGGCTATCATTTAATTGCTGGAAATACGGTTTTAGCAATCCAATTACTCGTGTTAGCTGCCATTCTTCTCACAATCAGAAGAACTGTGGAACCTAAAGTAATGGGACACCATATCGGGTTATCGCCCCTTGCTACGCTCATTTCTCTCTATATAGGCCTAATGCTATTTGGAGCAGTCGGATTCGTTCTTGGTCCACTTGTGGTCATTTTATTTACGAGCGCTAAAGAAGCTGGGATTATAAAAGTCAATTTTAAAGTGTAG
- a CDS encoding CBS domain-containing protein, whose protein sequence is MTMLRDIMTNNVDTCTPNDNVYEVAMKMKQDHVGAIPICENDKLIGMITDRDIVVRGVAEKRPNSTPVQEVMSDQLFTATPDMDVQEAAKLMAEKQIRRLPIVEGQKLIGIVSLGDLAVHTATEHQAAIALTEISEQPQYHH, encoded by the coding sequence GTGACAATGTTAAGGGATATTATGACAAACAATGTTGATACGTGCACACCTAATGATAATGTTTATGAGGTAGCCATGAAAATGAAACAAGATCATGTAGGTGCGATCCCTATATGTGAAAATGATAAGCTTATAGGGATGATCACTGATCGAGATATCGTTGTAAGAGGGGTAGCAGAAAAACGCCCTAATTCTACGCCAGTACAAGAGGTCATGAGTGATCAATTATTTACGGCTACACCAGACATGGATGTCCAAGAAGCGGCTAAACTGATGGCAGAAAAACAAATTCGTCGCTTGCCAATAGTTGAAGGCCAGAAGCTTATAGGTATCGTGTCTTTAGGTGACTTAGCTGTCCACACTGCCACAGAGCATCAAGCTGCCATCGCCCTTACAGAAATATCTGAACAGCCTCAATACCATCATTAA
- a CDS encoding YlbG family protein yields the protein MVANRVGLAIWIHSLKQVKQLKRFGNIHYVSKRMKYVILYCDEEKSDETIQRLNSLHFVKDVSKSMRPWIKTEYQSSTPDKAKRDDYKMGI from the coding sequence ATGGTTGCTAATCGCGTTGGCCTTGCAATTTGGATTCATTCTTTAAAACAGGTAAAGCAGTTGAAACGTTTTGGGAATATTCATTACGTTTCCAAAAGAATGAAGTACGTGATTTTATACTGTGATGAAGAAAAATCAGATGAGACGATCCAGAGATTGAATTCCTTACATTTTGTGAAAGATGTTTCTAAATCAATGAGACCATGGATTAAGACAGAATATCAAAGCTCTACACCAGATAAAGCTAAAAGAGACGATTACAAAATGGGAATATAA